Proteins encoded together in one Planctopirus ephydatiae window:
- a CDS encoding NPCBM/NEW2 domain-containing protein, with translation MRGISLIVQSATRFSVVTSGLFLAIFSAAPSLLIAADIPVAVELLSGTVTNAQLVQLNESLAKLSQPEGVTEVSLSQILTLKQATASKPPRTAEAEKALTDAALRDGSRIKLSSLSLQESRLLGKHPVWGEMEFGRNEVISLRLAATDAKVDAAWKELSSRDLTRDLVVLRKGDVLDHLEGTVIGIGEKTIQFLLDGDEVPVKRERVFGIVLAKGEVQSPSLIRCDLDNNETILVDQVSLADGKWILSRQGQNYEADLEYGPISIDYSSGKLVYLSEQEPRSAKYTPFFGYTWEYRKDRSFEGRPLAVGQRTYRRGLAIHSKSEMTWQLGGEFRRFQTVMGYDPEISTASTALVRILGDGKELLKVDLVRGNPPHSVDLDITDISQMTIVVDFGTDEVDIGDRIHFGNAKVVK, from the coding sequence ATGCGAGGGATTTCGCTTATCGTTCAATCAGCCACCAGGTTCTCCGTGGTCACGAGTGGACTATTTCTGGCAATCTTTTCAGCGGCACCCTCACTTCTGATCGCCGCCGACATCCCTGTGGCCGTTGAACTCCTGTCTGGAACTGTCACAAATGCCCAACTTGTGCAGCTCAACGAGAGCTTGGCAAAACTCAGCCAGCCAGAAGGAGTTACTGAGGTTTCCCTCTCACAAATTCTGACTTTGAAGCAAGCCACTGCCTCAAAACCTCCGCGCACTGCTGAAGCTGAAAAAGCCCTGACAGATGCGGCACTTCGCGATGGCAGTCGCATCAAACTCAGCAGCCTGAGCTTGCAGGAGAGTCGTCTTCTGGGGAAGCATCCGGTCTGGGGCGAGATGGAATTTGGGCGAAATGAAGTCATTTCCCTCAGGCTGGCTGCCACCGATGCGAAAGTCGATGCCGCCTGGAAAGAACTTTCGAGCCGAGACTTAACGCGTGATCTCGTCGTCCTGCGGAAAGGTGATGTTCTCGATCATCTGGAAGGGACTGTCATTGGGATTGGTGAGAAAACCATTCAGTTCTTGCTTGATGGGGATGAAGTCCCTGTCAAAAGGGAACGTGTTTTTGGAATCGTCCTGGCAAAGGGTGAAGTTCAGAGCCCATCCCTCATTCGCTGTGATCTCGATAATAATGAAACCATCCTCGTTGATCAGGTGAGTCTGGCCGATGGAAAGTGGATCCTCTCTCGTCAGGGTCAGAATTACGAAGCCGATCTTGAATACGGCCCGATTTCCATCGATTACAGTTCCGGGAAACTGGTTTATCTTTCAGAGCAGGAGCCTCGATCAGCGAAGTACACACCTTTTTTTGGCTACACCTGGGAATACAGAAAAGACCGAAGTTTTGAAGGCAGGCCATTGGCTGTCGGTCAGCGGACTTATCGCAGGGGGTTGGCCATCCACTCAAAGTCCGAAATGACATGGCAATTGGGTGGAGAATTTCGTCGTTTTCAAACCGTTATGGGTTACGACCCGGAAATCTCCACTGCCAGCACCGCACTGGTGCGTATTCTCGGTGATGGCAAAGAGTTACTCAAGGTTGATCTGGTCCGGGGCAACCCACCACATTCTGTTGATCTGGATATCACAGACATCTCTCAAATGACCATCGTGGTCGACTTTGGAACGGATGAAGTGGATATCGGTGACCGCATTCATTTCGGTAATGCGAAGGTCGTAAAATGA
- a CDS encoding coiled-coil domain-containing protein, with protein sequence MNSITDDQTENVSSLFAVQKPSLAKKASAWGRNRIFMPARYSRIVALAVWGLAILVNFWPSLILEGQEPPAVQSQTSAELATYQDALAARYQRFENTLQQLAEYLRKTDPARADLIVRAIGKSKETRVPDQMEALVELLKQERLGDAISRQQDLSGQMAALLELLQSEDRRDEIERERARVQDLIKDVNKLIGQQQDTRSATERGGPLGDIEKRQAKIAEDARKLTQKIDQQDAAKRSSSPSQRKGDSSEGSEKPSEGSESKDGDPSKPDSGNSDPKEPMNGSEEKNSSEGEQSPSSGKSGKEKSPDSKTPPAGKNDKPSESEGQDPKDPASEKQPGDSPGDPSNGKPSEGKPSQGKPSQGKPSQGKPSEGKPSPSQPSESQPSESGDSGQSSPSKDENGKQPEKTPGRDEVEQSIRAMDKAIEELRKKNAGGASDQQDKALTDLIKAREKLEEILRQLREEERELMLAALESRFREMLAREIAIYNSTMGLASVPEKQRTDRHRSRALELSRQQNELVLEASKALTLLREEGSSIAFPETVEQIQSDMKTISQRLERADVATLTQQIEKDVIEALEELVDALRQEMEKMKDEKQQQQQQQQQQQQQKALVNQLAELKLLRSLQYRVNRRTKLIGRLVDGEQAIDNDMIGQLRELGLRQEQVRKATYDLATGRNE encoded by the coding sequence ATGAATTCCATAACAGACGATCAAACAGAAAACGTCTCTTCATTGTTCGCCGTCCAAAAACCGTCTCTCGCGAAAAAAGCCTCTGCATGGGGTAGAAATCGGATCTTTATGCCCGCACGTTATTCGCGAATCGTGGCTCTGGCTGTCTGGGGTCTGGCCATACTGGTCAACTTTTGGCCGTCACTGATTCTCGAGGGGCAGGAACCACCAGCAGTTCAGTCACAAACTTCCGCGGAACTGGCAACATACCAGGATGCGTTGGCTGCCCGGTATCAGCGTTTTGAAAATACGCTGCAGCAGTTGGCAGAATACCTGCGAAAGACCGATCCGGCCCGGGCTGATTTGATTGTGCGGGCGATTGGGAAGAGTAAAGAAACCCGCGTCCCTGATCAGATGGAAGCCCTCGTCGAACTGTTGAAACAGGAGCGGCTTGGTGATGCCATTTCTCGACAGCAGGATCTCTCTGGGCAAATGGCTGCACTTTTAGAACTGCTTCAAAGCGAAGACCGCCGCGACGAAATCGAACGCGAACGGGCACGAGTGCAGGATCTGATCAAAGACGTCAATAAGCTCATCGGCCAGCAACAGGATACTCGTTCTGCAACCGAACGAGGCGGCCCTCTGGGCGACATCGAAAAGCGGCAAGCCAAAATCGCCGAAGATGCCCGCAAACTGACTCAAAAAATCGATCAGCAGGATGCAGCCAAGCGATCATCGAGCCCATCGCAGAGAAAAGGCGACTCTTCCGAAGGCAGTGAAAAACCGTCGGAAGGGAGCGAATCCAAAGATGGCGATCCCTCCAAGCCTGATTCCGGGAATTCTGATCCCAAGGAACCGATGAATGGATCCGAGGAAAAGAACAGTTCCGAAGGCGAGCAAAGCCCATCATCCGGGAAGAGCGGCAAAGAGAAATCACCAGATTCGAAAACGCCACCGGCAGGCAAAAATGACAAACCTTCGGAAAGCGAAGGCCAAGACCCTAAAGACCCTGCTTCTGAAAAACAGCCGGGGGATTCTCCAGGCGATCCATCAAATGGTAAACCGTCTGAAGGTAAGCCATCTCAGGGTAAGCCATCCCAGGGAAAGCCATCGCAGGGCAAACCATCGGAAGGAAAGCCTTCACCAAGCCAGCCCTCTGAAAGTCAACCTTCGGAATCAGGGGATTCAGGTCAGTCTTCTCCGTCAAAAGATGAGAATGGCAAACAGCCTGAGAAAACACCCGGCCGTGACGAAGTCGAGCAATCAATTCGGGCCATGGATAAAGCGATCGAAGAGCTCCGCAAAAAAAATGCTGGCGGCGCTTCGGATCAACAGGACAAAGCCCTGACCGATCTGATCAAAGCCCGCGAAAAACTCGAAGAGATCTTGCGACAACTCCGCGAGGAAGAGCGTGAACTCATGCTGGCGGCCCTCGAATCCCGCTTCCGGGAAATGCTGGCCCGGGAAATCGCCATTTACAACAGTACCATGGGGTTAGCTTCAGTACCTGAAAAACAGAGAACCGATCGTCATCGTTCACGGGCTCTTGAACTCTCCCGACAGCAAAATGAACTGGTGCTCGAAGCGTCCAAAGCCTTGACGCTCCTCCGCGAAGAAGGCTCTTCGATTGCCTTCCCGGAAACCGTCGAGCAGATTCAATCGGACATGAAGACCATTTCCCAGCGGCTTGAAAGAGCCGACGTCGCCACGTTGACGCAACAAATTGAAAAGGATGTGATTGAAGCTCTCGAAGAACTCGTCGATGCCTTAAGGCAAGAAATGGAAAAAATGAAAGACGAGAAACAGCAGCAACAACAACAGCAGCAGCAACAGCAGCAACAGAAGGCACTGGTCAATCAGCTGGCTGAACTGAAGCTGTTGCGTTCACTTCAGTACCGCGTGAATCGACGCACTAAACTCATTGGGCGTCTCGTGGATGGTGAACAAGCCATCGATAACGACATGATTGGTCAATTGCGAGAACTCGGGCTGCGGCAGGAGCAGGTTCGAAAAGCCACTTACGATCTTGCCACAGGAAGGAATGAGTAA
- a CDS encoding S1C family serine protease — protein sequence MMQCAIRFDSYRSFIVVIGLTILAFPQLATRAFANQIVVGNTPLSKDTQDAGQSQTEKIPGIVKEAEQKRIQMIREVSPAVVAIFSSSGDGGGSGVLISPDGFALSNFHVTSGAGNFMKCGLNDGKLYDAVIVGIDPTGDVALIQLQGRQDFPFARMGNSDLLKPGDAVFAMGNPFLLATDFTPTITAGIVSGLHRYQYPAGTFLEYADCIQTDASINPGNSGGPLFNLQGELIGINGRGSFEKRGRVNSGAGYAISINQIRYFLGHLKSGRIVDHATLGATVRSGSSREVLVDQVLEGSSAWNAGLREGDEIVTFAGRPMGSVNQFKNVLGIFPKGWSLPMVYRRDGQKQEILVELAALHTDTELMEFASGGAVRPAEKPGQPKPGQPKPGEKPTPQESPPEGHSEKPAEKLSPELKKLFQSKAGFTNYHFNQREQKRLIAHLASLSGWRGATGLWKFAGDDAKGTSLSLILSPDGAGMQWGETPFLQPAAGANWIDEPPSSGGFLAAMLHWKWLLTEGPEAFSEVYYLGTQPLDGQFGDALNTPLYDALVLSKTGATMTVFFREDGVIAGFDFKASRDQPTCNVRFSSWGTLGAQPFPQVLKVSSSGRSFGEFTLKTFEQKSSNSSEATR from the coding sequence ATGATGCAGTGCGCAATTCGATTCGATAGTTATCGTTCGTTCATAGTGGTCATCGGTCTGACGATCCTGGCTTTTCCACAGCTTGCTACCAGAGCCTTTGCGAATCAGATCGTCGTCGGGAACACACCCCTTTCGAAGGATACTCAGGATGCCGGGCAGTCCCAGACGGAGAAAATTCCCGGTATCGTGAAAGAAGCCGAGCAGAAGCGGATTCAAATGATCCGCGAAGTCTCCCCCGCAGTGGTCGCCATCTTCTCGAGTTCAGGAGATGGAGGTGGATCTGGTGTTTTGATCTCCCCCGATGGATTTGCATTGTCAAATTTCCACGTGACCAGTGGTGCCGGCAACTTCATGAAGTGCGGACTCAACGACGGAAAGCTTTACGATGCAGTCATCGTAGGGATCGACCCGACAGGCGATGTCGCACTCATTCAACTGCAAGGACGCCAGGATTTTCCCTTTGCCCGGATGGGAAACAGTGATCTGCTGAAACCTGGCGATGCCGTTTTCGCAATGGGGAATCCGTTTCTTCTGGCCACGGATTTCACTCCCACAATTACGGCCGGGATTGTGAGCGGCCTGCATCGATATCAGTATCCTGCCGGAACATTTTTGGAGTACGCCGACTGTATTCAGACCGATGCTTCCATCAACCCCGGCAACTCTGGGGGGCCACTGTTCAATCTGCAGGGTGAACTGATCGGGATTAATGGACGGGGATCATTCGAGAAGCGTGGGCGTGTGAATTCAGGGGCCGGATATGCGATTTCGATCAATCAGATCCGGTACTTTCTGGGCCACTTAAAGTCGGGACGAATTGTCGATCACGCCACTTTGGGTGCCACAGTGCGCTCGGGATCATCACGAGAAGTCCTTGTCGATCAGGTGCTGGAAGGTTCGAGTGCCTGGAACGCCGGTCTTCGAGAAGGTGATGAAATTGTCACCTTTGCGGGACGCCCGATGGGAAGTGTCAACCAGTTCAAAAATGTGCTGGGGATTTTTCCTAAAGGTTGGTCACTCCCTATGGTCTATCGCCGGGATGGCCAGAAGCAGGAGATTCTGGTCGAACTGGCCGCTTTGCATACCGATACCGAACTGATGGAATTTGCCTCAGGCGGTGCAGTTCGTCCCGCAGAAAAACCTGGTCAGCCCAAACCCGGTCAACCCAAACCAGGAGAAAAGCCGACTCCTCAAGAGTCTCCCCCGGAAGGACACTCAGAGAAGCCCGCGGAAAAGCTTTCTCCAGAGCTGAAAAAACTCTTCCAATCAAAAGCCGGATTTACCAACTATCACTTCAATCAACGGGAGCAGAAACGTCTCATAGCGCATTTGGCGAGCCTCTCTGGTTGGCGGGGTGCCACCGGACTGTGGAAGTTCGCCGGGGACGACGCCAAAGGTACCAGTCTTTCACTCATTCTTTCGCCCGATGGAGCTGGCATGCAGTGGGGTGAAACTCCGTTTCTTCAGCCAGCTGCAGGAGCCAACTGGATTGATGAACCACCATCGAGCGGAGGATTTCTTGCGGCCATGCTGCATTGGAAATGGCTTCTGACCGAAGGCCCGGAGGCATTTTCTGAAGTCTACTATCTCGGTACACAACCCCTGGATGGCCAGTTTGGAGATGCTCTTAACACTCCACTTTACGATGCACTTGTCCTCTCCAAGACCGGGGCCACCATGACGGTCTTCTTTCGTGAGGATGGAGTGATTGCCGGCTTTGATTTTAAAGCTTCCCGTGATCAGCCAACCTGCAACGTCAGATTTTCCTCATGGGGGACACTCGGCGCCCAACCCTTTCCGCAAGTGCTCAAAGTCTCATCTTCAGGTCGTTCTTTCGGTGAATTCACGCTGAAAACCTTCGAGCAGAAATCTTCCAATTCCAGCGAGGCAACTCGATGA
- a CDS encoding S1C family serine protease, whose amino-acid sequence MSICFLLCGSQLLPAADDEMIAEVQPKLVKIFGAGGLRNLYSYNTGFLISSEGHIATIWNHVLDQNAVTVILHDGRRYEGKVLGAEPGLDLAIVKIDETQLEHFEIGDPSSGSPFPLAAPGTRIVAFSNMFKVATGDEPVSVIQGVIAARTKLPTRRGAYESSFPGEVYVIDAITNNPGAGGGIVTTVDGRLLGMIGKEVKNADLNTWVNYAIPISHLQQAMTEIMTGNFRSSKNTDDDKKPAGQVPLFHSTDFGIVMLPNVVPRTPAYVDRILPGSAAEVAGLKPNDLILFVGDELIQSCGEFLDQIGRLESGGKVKLIVRRENVLITTELPIPRKSRPPAKPLR is encoded by the coding sequence ATGAGTATTTGCTTCTTACTTTGCGGCTCACAGCTTCTACCAGCTGCCGATGACGAAATGATTGCCGAAGTTCAGCCCAAACTGGTCAAGATCTTCGGGGCCGGAGGGTTGAGAAATCTGTACTCTTACAACACGGGTTTTTTGATCTCCTCAGAAGGTCATATTGCCACGATCTGGAATCATGTTCTCGACCAGAACGCAGTTACTGTCATCCTGCATGATGGTCGCCGTTACGAAGGCAAGGTTCTGGGGGCGGAACCTGGTCTGGATCTGGCGATCGTCAAAATTGATGAAACGCAGCTTGAACATTTCGAGATTGGTGACCCCTCGTCAGGATCGCCATTTCCTCTGGCGGCTCCCGGAACTCGCATTGTCGCCTTCAGCAATATGTTCAAAGTCGCCACTGGTGACGAACCTGTCTCGGTCATTCAGGGAGTGATTGCAGCCCGGACAAAGCTGCCCACGCGTCGCGGAGCTTACGAATCTTCTTTCCCGGGTGAAGTCTATGTGATTGATGCGATCACCAATAACCCCGGTGCCGGTGGAGGAATTGTGACCACCGTCGATGGTCGATTGTTAGGCATGATCGGCAAAGAGGTCAAAAATGCCGACCTGAATACCTGGGTCAACTATGCGATTCCCATTTCGCATCTGCAGCAGGCCATGACTGAGATCATGACTGGGAACTTCCGCAGTTCGAAGAACACGGATGACGATAAAAAACCTGCCGGGCAAGTCCCACTGTTTCACTCGACTGACTTCGGGATCGTCATGCTCCCCAATGTCGTCCCCAGAACACCAGCCTACGTGGATCGAATTCTTCCTGGATCCGCCGCCGAGGTCGCTGGTCTCAAACCCAATGATCTGATTCTGTTTGTCGGGGATGAACTCATTCAATCCTGCGGCGAATTTCTGGATCAGATCGGTCGGCTCGAAAGTGGTGGCAAAGTGAAACTGATTGTTCGCCGGGAGAATGTGCTCATCACTACGGAACTCCCCATCCCTCGGAAATCGAGACCTCCTGCAAAACCACTCAGGTAG
- a CDS encoding AAA family ATPase: MADSGAALDMAIEKLTNAHRSIREQMSQVIVGQDEVVDQILIAMFSKGHVLLEGVPGLAKTLMISTLARCLSMTFARIQFTPDLMPADITGTDVLQENKETGKREFRFITGPLFHNVVLADEINRTPPKTQAALLEAMQERQVTVGQSRHVLADPFFVLATQNPIEQEGTYTLPEAQQDRFMFKVYVRYPTFLEEREIARRTTSVQSDKIQHVLSGADILEIQKLVRQVPASEHVIDYALALVRQTRVREPGVPDFVNEWLSWGAGPRAVQFLLLGAKARALLNGRTYVSPEDVAALAAPVLRHRIVTNFAAESEGINTDKVVEELLKVTPSKEGELTRDPRLQKIFAA, from the coding sequence ATGGCTGATAGCGGTGCCGCCCTGGATATGGCAATCGAAAAACTGACAAACGCTCATCGATCGATTCGAGAGCAGATGTCTCAGGTGATTGTGGGTCAGGATGAAGTGGTCGATCAAATTCTGATTGCCATGTTCTCCAAAGGACATGTGCTGTTAGAAGGTGTTCCCGGCCTTGCCAAAACATTGATGATCAGCACGCTCGCTCGCTGTCTGTCGATGACCTTTGCCCGCATTCAGTTCACCCCCGATCTGATGCCCGCCGATATCACTGGGACTGATGTTCTCCAGGAAAACAAGGAAACGGGAAAACGCGAGTTTCGTTTCATCACCGGTCCACTTTTCCATAACGTGGTGCTGGCGGACGAAATCAACCGGACACCGCCCAAAACGCAGGCTGCACTTCTTGAGGCCATGCAGGAGCGGCAGGTCACTGTTGGTCAATCCCGGCATGTCCTCGCCGATCCCTTCTTTGTGCTGGCAACACAAAACCCGATTGAACAGGAAGGGACTTACACCCTTCCCGAAGCGCAGCAGGATCGCTTCATGTTCAAAGTCTATGTCCGCTATCCCACCTTTCTCGAAGAGCGGGAAATTGCCCGGCGAACGACCTCTGTCCAGAGTGACAAGATTCAGCATGTCCTGAGTGGCGCCGATATCCTTGAGATTCAAAAACTCGTGCGGCAGGTTCCTGCCAGCGAGCATGTCATTGATTATGCACTTGCGCTCGTAAGGCAAACCCGTGTTCGTGAACCGGGCGTCCCTGACTTTGTGAACGAGTGGCTTTCCTGGGGTGCTGGCCCGCGTGCTGTGCAGTTTTTACTGCTGGGCGCCAAGGCGCGAGCATTGCTCAATGGCCGGACATACGTCTCACCCGAAGATGTGGCGGCACTGGCCGCTCCCGTCCTCAGGCACCGCATCGTTACCAACTTTGCGGCGGAGAGCGAAGGAATTAACACTGACAAAGTCGTGGAAGAACTGCTCAAAGTGACACCCAGCAAGGAAGGCGAGCTGACTCGTGACCCAAGACTTCAGAAGATTTTTGCCGCCTGA
- a CDS encoding DUF58 domain-containing protein produces the protein MTQDFRRFLPPEAVARVSRLEILARNVVEGFLNGMHRSPYFGQSVEFAQHREYVSGDDLRRIDWKAWSKTDKYYVKQYEEETNLRTTLVVDLSESMQFGSKGKTKHEFAVQIAAVLSLLLLKQHDAVSLVTFDDSIRTQIPMSSKKTQLHDILMGLSNEQPAKKTNLSDILAQVADQESRKGLIILVSDLLADREGLKKGLRLLRFRGHDVMLFHVLDDAELDFEFSGPTKFEGLEDSGELVCDPRSLREGYLAAMKTYLDDIRKHCAKFVIDYQIVRPSENLDAVLLHYMNHRMGMHQSQRK, from the coding sequence GTGACCCAAGACTTCAGAAGATTTTTGCCGCCTGAGGCCGTGGCAAGGGTCTCTCGTCTGGAGATTCTCGCGAGGAATGTCGTCGAAGGATTTCTGAACGGGATGCACCGCAGTCCGTACTTTGGTCAATCTGTCGAGTTCGCACAGCACCGGGAATATGTTTCAGGTGATGATCTGAGACGTATTGACTGGAAGGCCTGGTCAAAAACCGACAAGTATTACGTCAAGCAGTACGAAGAAGAGACCAATCTTCGGACGACGCTCGTCGTTGATCTTTCTGAATCCATGCAATTTGGGTCGAAAGGGAAGACCAAGCACGAATTTGCGGTGCAGATTGCGGCAGTCCTCTCTCTATTGCTCCTCAAACAGCATGATGCCGTGAGTCTGGTAACGTTTGACGACTCGATTCGCACGCAGATCCCCATGAGCAGCAAGAAGACTCAGCTGCACGATATTCTCATGGGGTTATCGAACGAACAACCCGCGAAAAAAACGAATCTTTCCGACATTCTGGCCCAGGTGGCCGATCAGGAATCCCGCAAAGGGCTCATCATTCTCGTATCTGATTTGCTGGCTGATCGCGAAGGTCTGAAAAAGGGATTACGACTATTAAGGTTTCGCGGCCACGATGTGATGTTGTTTCACGTCCTTGATGATGCGGAACTCGACTTTGAGTTCAGCGGCCCTACGAAATTTGAAGGTTTGGAAGATTCGGGAGAACTGGTCTGTGATCCCAGGTCACTCAGGGAAGGTTACCTGGCTGCTATGAAAACTTACCTGGATGACATCCGTAAGCATTGCGCCAAGTTTGTGATTGATTATCAAATTGTCAGACCCAGTGAGAATCTAGATGCTGTTCTGTTGCATTACATGAATCACCGCATGGGGATGCACCAGAGTCAGCGAAAATGA
- a CDS encoding BatA domain-containing protein: MTWLSSLFFNPSIALMGAGLIAVPLIIHLINRVRYRRVQFAAMEFLLQAEQRNRQRLLIEQLLLLLLRTLIVLALLLLIARLVLDPSQFALFRESRTHHVVLVDDSASTRERRGETTAWAEGLGVIRKLAAEGARRPQTQRLTVLLASRPDKPLLTDRDVNQPLVEELASRLDPVSFKPTHQRVDFLKGIQSASDLLLADKAGVRELHVISDYRSRDWNDQKPLAQAMETLAEADVGIHLIRTTPQAGPNLAITRLDGAVSTAAAGVPLRLTAGITNFGTEVVTDVRASIYDNGVKTPTTVIFDRIEPGTEVLHEVDLQFPSPGYRRVEIRLDADGYPVDNVRHLSVNVSAAIPVLIVDGDPAGDAASYVADALAADPAATGFQTTIDNPDILRRRPLDDYRCIYLLNVGELPPDSLDYLEKYVRRGGALMMALGDSVRSEAFNRVFHREGDGLSPLPLGNAPLEFATDVTSTEPDLKAGKHPAFAILQGDDNPFLDAVHIQKLFEPAVGWEVDDVVRGDNVKTIAKHKSGRPVMLEKPYGAGKVTLLLTTAQPAWNDWALNPSYVVFQLDLLKSLISSDKNEALRVTGEPILLSLDPALYTDQVELSIPDIDGQRTVRLQASPQDGQTSASSKPKGTEASASTRPDTTPASQQNSASNQNSTVGIRLVVEEKETDLPGIYSVRLTTQNQTTEEKLYAYNVPLEESQLAVITVDSLRKTMGNNEKLSIHEAQDVSWIEGEEAGSELRTSLLAALVILLLAEQWLSYRLSYHPAKGQVAR; the protein is encoded by the coding sequence ATGACGTGGCTTTCTTCGCTATTTTTCAATCCTTCGATTGCACTGATGGGCGCCGGGCTCATCGCTGTGCCACTCATAATCCATCTCATCAATCGAGTGCGATATCGACGGGTTCAGTTTGCAGCCATGGAGTTTCTGCTCCAGGCAGAACAGCGAAATCGTCAACGTCTGTTGATTGAACAATTGCTCCTGCTTCTGCTGAGGACATTAATCGTCCTGGCACTCCTGCTGCTTATTGCGAGGCTGGTGCTTGATCCTTCACAGTTCGCGCTCTTTCGCGAATCGCGGACACATCACGTCGTGCTGGTGGATGACAGTGCCTCGACCCGTGAGCGACGTGGAGAAACCACGGCCTGGGCTGAAGGTCTGGGAGTCATTCGAAAACTGGCGGCAGAAGGTGCCCGCCGTCCGCAGACCCAGAGATTGACGGTCTTACTTGCCTCACGACCTGATAAGCCCTTACTGACTGACCGGGATGTCAATCAGCCACTGGTTGAAGAACTGGCGTCGCGACTCGACCCTGTTTCCTTCAAGCCGACTCATCAACGGGTCGATTTCCTTAAAGGGATCCAGTCGGCGAGTGATCTATTGTTGGCTGACAAAGCCGGCGTGAGGGAACTGCACGTTATTTCTGATTATCGCTCGCGCGACTGGAACGATCAGAAACCACTGGCTCAGGCCATGGAAACGCTGGCCGAAGCCGACGTGGGAATCCATTTAATTCGCACCACCCCTCAGGCCGGTCCCAATCTGGCAATCACGAGGCTCGATGGTGCTGTCTCCACAGCCGCCGCTGGTGTTCCACTCCGATTGACTGCCGGGATCACCAATTTTGGTACTGAAGTCGTCACCGATGTTCGGGCATCGATCTACGACAACGGAGTCAAGACACCCACCACTGTCATTTTTGACCGCATCGAACCCGGTACAGAAGTTCTCCACGAAGTGGACCTGCAATTCCCTTCACCGGGTTATCGCCGAGTTGAAATTCGCCTCGATGCCGATGGGTATCCGGTCGATAATGTGCGGCACTTAAGTGTCAATGTTTCGGCAGCGATTCCCGTGTTGATTGTCGATGGTGATCCGGCTGGTGATGCCGCTTCGTACGTCGCGGATGCCCTTGCTGCCGACCCAGCGGCGACCGGCTTTCAGACCACGATCGATAACCCGGACATTCTGCGTCGCAGGCCCTTGGACGATTACCGCTGTATCTATCTGCTCAATGTGGGCGAACTGCCGCCGGATTCTCTCGACTATCTGGAGAAGTATGTCCGCCGGGGTGGTGCCTTGATGATGGCTCTGGGAGATTCTGTCCGCAGTGAAGCATTCAATCGCGTTTTCCATCGCGAGGGCGATGGGTTATCACCTTTGCCTCTGGGAAATGCTCCCCTCGAATTTGCTACTGATGTCACATCCACAGAACCCGATCTCAAAGCGGGAAAGCATCCGGCATTCGCGATTCTCCAGGGGGATGACAACCCTTTTCTCGATGCTGTTCATATTCAAAAACTCTTTGAGCCAGCGGTTGGCTGGGAAGTCGACGACGTTGTCCGTGGCGACAATGTCAAAACCATTGCCAAGCATAAGAGTGGCCGACCCGTCATGCTGGAGAAGCCTTACGGTGCAGGGAAGGTGACGTTGCTGTTAACTACAGCCCAGCCAGCCTGGAATGACTGGGCACTGAACCCTTCCTATGTCGTTTTCCAGCTCGATCTGCTCAAATCGCTGATTTCCTCTGATAAAAATGAAGCCTTACGAGTCACGGGTGAACCAATCCTGCTCTCTCTTGACCCGGCTCTCTACACCGATCAGGTCGAGTTGTCGATCCCTGATATCGACGGTCAGAGAACTGTGAGGCTGCAGGCTTCTCCTCAAGATGGCCAGACATCAGCCTCCAGCAAACCAAAGGGAACTGAGGCTTCGGCATCCACCCGACCGGATACGACTCCAGCTTCTCAACAGAACTCGGCCTCTAACCAAAACTCAACCGTTGGTATTCGACTGGTCGTCGAAGAGAAAGAGACCGATTTACCTGGCATCTACAGCGTTCGCCTGACAACCCAGAATCAGACCACTGAAGAGAAACTTTACGCCTACAATGTGCCGCTGGAAGAGAGCCAGCTGGCAGTCATTACTGTCGATTCCTTGCGGAAAACAATGGGTAACAACGAAAAATTATCGATTCATGAGGCACAGGATGTCTCCTGGATCGAAGGGGAAGAGGCGGGTTCGGAACTCCGTACCAGTTTGCTGGCGGCGCTCGTGATTCTTCTGCTGGCAGAGCAGTGGCTCAGTTATCGACTCAGTTACCACCCGGCGAAAGGTCAGGTGGCACGATGA